Proteins found in one Sorghum bicolor cultivar BTx623 chromosome 1, Sorghum_bicolor_NCBIv3, whole genome shotgun sequence genomic segment:
- the LOC8059515 gene encoding expansin-B11, whose product MGANMMSWSMQVALVVALAFLVGGAWCGPPKVAPGKNITATYGSDWLEAKATWYGKPTGAGPDDNGGACGYKDVNKAPFNSMGACGNLPIFKDGLGCGSCFEIKCDKPAECSGEAVVVHITDMNYEQIAAYHFDLAGTAFGAMAKKGEEEKLRKAGIIDMKFRRVKCKYGEKVTFHVEKGSNPNYLALLVKYVDGDGDVVGVDIKEKGGDAYQPLKHSWGAIWRKDSDKPIKFPVTVQITTEGGTKTAYEDVIPEGWKADTTYTAK is encoded by the coding sequence ATGGGAGCGAACATGATGTCGTGGTCGATGCAGGTGGCGTTGGTGGTGGCGCTGGCGTTTCTGGTGGGCGGCGCATGGTGCGGTCCTCCCAAGGTTGCCCCGGGCAAGAACATCACGGCCACCTACGGCAGCGACTGGCTGGAAGCGAAGGCAACATGGTACGGTAAGCCAACAGGCGCCGGCCCCGACGACAACGGCGGCGCATGTGGTTACAAGGATGTGAACAAGGCCCCCTTCAACAGCATGGGCGCGTGCGGCAACCTCCCCATCTTCAAGGACGGCCTCGGCTGCGGCTCCTGCTTTGAGATCAAGTGTGACAAGCCGGCCGAGTGCTCCGGCGAGGCCGTGGTGGTGCACATCACGGACATGAACTACGAGCAAATCGCCGCCTACCACTTCGACCTGGCCGGCACGGCGTTCGGCGCCATGGCCAAGAAGGGCGAGGAGGAGAAGCTGCGCAAGGCGGGCATCATCGACATGAAGTTCCGCCGGGTCAAGTGCAAGTACGGCGAAAAGGTCACCTTCCACGTGGAGAAGGGGAGCAACCCCAACTACCTGGCGCTGTTGGTCaagtacgtcgacggcgacggtGACGTTGTGGGGGTGGACATCAAGGAGAAGGGTGGCGACGCGTACCAGCCCCTCAAGCACTCCTGGGGCGCTATCTGGAGGAAGGACAGCGACAAGCCAATCAAGTTTCCCGTCACCGTCCAAATCACCACCGAAGGAGGCACCAAGACCGCCTATGAAGACGTCATCCCCGAAGGCTGGAAGGCCGACACCACCTACACCGCCAAATAA
- the LOC8059517 gene encoding expansin-B11, whose protein sequence is MGVNMMSWSMQVALVVALAFLVGGAWCGPPKVAPGKNITATYGSDWLEAKATWYGKPTGAGPDDNGGACGYKDVNKAPFNSMGACGNLPIFKDGLGCGSCFEIKCDKPAECSGEAVVVHITDMNYEQIAAYHFDLAGTAFGAMAKKGEEEKLRKAGIIDMKFRRVKCKYGEKVTFHVEKGSNPNYLALLVKYVDGDGDVVGVDIKEKGGDAYQPLKHSWGAIWRKDSDKPIKFPVTVQITTEGGTKTAYEDVIPEGWKADTTYTAK, encoded by the coding sequence ATGGGAGTGAACATGATGTCGTGGTCGATGCAGGTGGCGTTGGTGGTGGCGCTGGCGTTTCTGGTGGGCGGCGCATGGTGCGGTCCTCCCAAGGTTGCCCCGGGCAAGAACATCACGGCCACCTACGGCAGCGACTGGCTGGAAGCGAAGGCAACATGGTACGGTAAGCCAACAGGCGCCGGCCCCGACGACAACGGCGGCGCATGTGGTTACAAGGATGTGAACAAGGCCCCCTTCAACAGCATGGGCGCGTGCGGCAACCTCCCCATCTTCAAGGACGGCCTCGGCTGCGGCTCCTGCTTTGAGATCAAGTGTGACAAGCCGGCCGAGTGCTCCGGCGAGGCCGTGGTGGTGCACATCACGGACATGAACTACGAGCAAATCGCCGCCTACCACTTCGACCTGGCCGGCACGGCGTTCGGCGCCATGGCCAAGAAGGGCGAGGAGGAGAAGCTGCGCAAGGCGGGCATCATCGACATGAAGTTCCGCCGGGTCAAGTGCAAGTACGGCGAAAAGGTCACCTTCCACGTGGAGAAGGGGAGCAACCCCAACTACCTGGCTCTGTTGGTCaagtacgtcgacggcgacggtGACGTTGTGGGGGTGGACATCAAGGAGAAGGGTGGCGACGCGTACCAGCCCCTCAAGCACTCCTGGGGCGCTATCTGGAGGAAGGACAGCGACAAGCCAATCAAGTTTCCCGTCACCGTCCAAATCACCACCGAGGGAGGCACCAAGACCGCCTACGAAGACGTCATCCCCGAAGGCTGGAAGGCCGACACCACCTACACCGCCAAATAA
- the LOC8059518 gene encoding expansin-B11, with product MGANMMSWSMQVALVVALAFLVGGAWCGPPKVAPGKNITATYGSDWLEAKATWYGKPTGAGPDDNGGACGYKDVNKAPFNSMGACGNLPIFKDGLGCGSCFEIKCDKPAECSGEAVVVHITDMNYEQIAAYHFDLAGTAFGAMAKKGEEEKLRKAGIIDMKFRRVKCKYGEKVTFHVEKGSNPNYLALLVKYVDGDGDVVGVDIKEKGGDAYQPLKHSWGAIWRKDSDKPIKFPVTVQITTEGGTKTAYEDVIPEGWKADTTYTAK from the coding sequence ATGGGAGCGAACATGATGTCGTGGTCGATGCAGGTGGCGTTGGTGGTGGCGCTGGCGTTTCTGGTGGGCGGCGCATGGTGCGGTCCTCCCAAGGTTGCCCCGGGCAAGAACATCACGGCCACCTACGGCAGCGACTGGCTGGAAGCGAAGGCAACATGGTACGGTAAGCCAACAGGCGCCGGCCCCGACGACAACGGCGGCGCATGTGGTTACAAGGATGTGAACAAGGCCCCCTTCAACAGCATGGGCGCGTGCGGCAACCTCCCCATCTTCAAGGACGGCCTCGGCTGCGGCTCCTGCTTTGAGATCAAGTGTGACAAGCCGGCCGAGTGCTCCGGCGAGGCCGTGGTGGTGCACATCACGGACATGAACTACGAGCAAATCGCCGCCTACCACTTCGACCTGGCCGGCACGGCGTTCGGCGCCATGGCCAAGAAGGGCGAGGAGGAGAAGCTGCGCAAGGCGGGCATCATCGACATGAAGTTCCGCCGGGTCAAGTGCAAGTACGGTGAAAAGGTCACCTTCCACGTGGAGAAGGGGAGCAACCCCAACTACCTGGCTCTGTTGGTCaagtacgtcgacggcgacggtGACGTTGTGGGGGTGGACATCAAGGAGAAGGGTGGCGACGCGTACCAGCCCCTCAAGCACTCCTGGGGCGCTATCTGGAGGAAGGACAGCGACAAGCCAATCAAGTTTCCCGTCACCGTCCAAATCACCACCGAGGGAGGCACCAAGACCGCCTACGAAGACGTCATCCCCGAAGGCTGGAAGGCCGACACCACCTACACCGCCAAATAA